One genomic window of Magnolia sinica isolate HGM2019 chromosome 3, MsV1, whole genome shotgun sequence includes the following:
- the LOC131240431 gene encoding polyubiquitin 11-like: MENTQIPTPGNPRALPEPIHQQIFVKVEKTIGFRAEISDTIDNIKAKFRDMDSIATNLQEISISRNNLKNVQTMVDYGSQNASTINLLVQSGGKMQIYVKIPLIKKTIVLEVKNWDTVHNVKACVQEKQAVPPDRQTLIYAGKLLEDSQSLASYNIQNGTTLHAVFRPSDGMQIFVSRRTGDVIKLEVKTWYTIRDIKTTIESMLGTPQHQQMLIYAGKLLDDDPTLAEYGIKSESTLQLRPYEMQIFFKPLTGRTISLVMKLCDTIKSVKAKIQEKEGTPVRNLRLVYAGKLLEDNRTLQDYNIEKDSTLNMM, encoded by the coding sequence ATCTTTGTGAAGGTTGAGAAAACCATCGGGTTCAGAGCAGAGATCTCGGACACAATTGACAACATTAAAGCTAAATTCCGAGATATGGATAGTATTGCAACTAACCTCCAGGAGATTTCCATCTCCAGAAACAACCTCAAGAATGTTCAGACAATGGTTGATTATGGATCCCAAAATGCCTCAACCATCAACTTGCTAGTACAGTCAGGAGGTAAAATGCAGATATATGTGAAGATTCCTCTGATAAAAAAAACCATTGTGCTGGAAGTGAAGAATTGGGACACTGTCCACAATGTCAAGGCCTGTGTTCAGGAAAAGCAGGCAGTCCCACCTGACAGACAGACCCTCATCTATGCCGGAAAACTGCTTGAGGATAGCCAATCTTTGGCCTCTTACAACATCCAAAATGGAACCACTCTTCATGCAGTCTTCCGCCCGAGTGATGGAATGCAAATATTTGTCAGTAGGCGAACAGGAGATGTCATCAAACTCGAAGTGAAAACATGGTACACCATCCGGGACATCAAAACTACAATTGAGAGCATGTTGGGGACCCCACAACACCAACAAATGCTTATCTATGCTGGAAAGCTGCTTGATGATGATCCAACCTTAGCTGAATATGGCATCAAGAGTGAATCAACCCTTCAATTGCGGCCCTACGAGATGCAGATTTTCTTTAAGCCACTGACTGGAAGGACCATTTCACTTGTAATGAAGCTATGCGATACCATCAAGAGTGTTAAGGCCAAGATTCAGGAAAAGGAAGGGACACCTGTAAGAAATCTCAGGCTCGTCTATGCAGGAAAATTACTTGAGGACAACCGAACACTCCAGGATTACAATATCGAAAAGGACTCCACCTTGAACATGATGTAA